The proteins below are encoded in one region of Helianthus annuus cultivar XRQ/B chromosome 2, HanXRQr2.0-SUNRISE, whole genome shotgun sequence:
- the LOC110895941 gene encoding DELLA protein GAI, with protein MEKLNDISSYSKGDAANQEIEKLPPLLFQEDDLSDRFSSSKEYDHQLDALFLDATPPLWSYEHKMQELEDIESQYFKLIKPRARSQDHVAGSEVSDQSKLSTDDIIRLGGEHFIQSRSVVDNSISTHPYSGSLVGLSDQELKDVQLIENLLLSSEKVAQQQFDRSRKLLDLCDALSSSSGNPIQRIVYYFSQALREKINKETGRISSFTGSGKKNYHDMQGRIMNTAMTRLSIYQKLPFYQAANFSCVQALVDRVSKAKRVHVVELAIRQGVHTMILMQALASQPEPIKHLKITAVGTGFEKQIKQTGGHLKSFAESINLSFSYNMVIVEDILDFNIDLLELNPREALGVFSMYGLWSMIGQQDRLESLMKVIKSIKPRVMVMCEVAANLNSPNFVNRLIEALFHYGAVFDSLEDCMDGEDEHRGITESMYLGEGIRSIVAAEGAERAVRHVNIDVWRKFFARFGMKEIGFSVSSLYQAKLVAGKFPCGSCCTFDKDGKSVNIGWKGTPIECLSAWKFS; from the coding sequence ATGGAGAAGTTGAACGATATCAGCAGCTACTCGAAGGGAGATGCAGCGAATCAAGAAATCGAAAAGCTACCTCCGTTGTTATTCCAAGAAGATGATTTGAGTGATCGGTTTTCATCTTCAAAAGAATATGACCATCAGTTGGACGCCTTGTTTCTAGACGCCACACCACCATTATGGTCATATGAGCATAAGATGCAGGAGCTTGAAGATATCGAGTCACAATATTTCAAACTTATCAAACCAAGAGCGCGAAGTCAGGACCACGTGGCTGGCTCTGAAGTGAGTGATCAGAGTAAGTTATCAACCGATGATATTATTCGGTTAGGTGGTGAACACTTCATACAATCGCGTTCAGTCGTGGATAATTCGATATCAACCCACCCTTACTCAGGTTCACTCGTGGGACTTTCGGATCAAGAGCTCAAAGATGTTCAACTCATTGAAAATCTTTTACTCTCTTCGGAGAAAGTCGCCCAACAACAGTTTGATCGGTCACGTAAGCTTCTTGACTTGTGTGATGCGTTGTCTTCGAGCTCAGGAAACCCAATTCAAAGAATCGTGTATTATTTTTCGCAAGCATTACGAGAGAAGATCAACAAAGAAACAGGGAGAATTAGCTCGTTCACAGGGTCAGGAAAGAAAAATTATCATGACATGCAAGGGAGAATAATGAACACTGCTATGACTCGACTTTCTATATATCAAAAGTTACCGTTTTATCAAGCGGCTAATTTTTCGTGCGTGCAGGCTTTGGTGGACCGGGTATCCAAGGCGAAAAGAGTGCATGTAGTTGAGCTGGCGATTAGACAAGGCGTACATACTATGATTCTTATGCAAGCTCTGGCATCTCAACCCGAGCCTATCAAGCATCTTAAAATAACCGCGGTTGGGACTGGTTTCGAAAAGCAAATCAAGCAAACTGGTGGTCATTTGAAGAGTTTTGCAGAATCTATAAACTTATCTTTTTCGTATAATATGGTTATAGTTGAAGATATATTAGATTTTAACATAGATCTACTTGAGTTGAATCCAAGAGAAGCGTTGGGGGTTTTCTCAATGTATGGTTTATGGAGCATGATCGGGCAACAAGACCGTTTAGAATCGTTAATGAAGGTTATAAAGAGCATTAAACCTCGTGTTATGGTGATGTGCGAAGTTGCAGCGAATCTTAACTCGCCCAACTTTGTGAATCGTTTGATCGAAGCACTGTTCCACTATGGGGCGGTGTTTGATTCTTTAGAAGATTGTATGGACGGGGAAGATGAACACCGTGGCATTACTGAATCTATGTATCTAGGTGAAGGGATAAGAAGCATTGTGGCAGCCGAAGGAGCAGAAAGAGCGGTTAGGCATGTGAATATCGATGTTTGGAGGAAGTTTTTTGCAAGATTTGGGATGAAGGAGATTGGATTTAGTGTGTCTTCTTTATATCAAGCAAAGTTGGTGGCAGGAAAATTTCCTTGTGGAAGTTGTTGCACGTTTGATAAGGACGGTAAATCCGTCAACATCGGGTGGAAAGGAACACCG